The Sulfurimonas aquatica genomic sequence ACTTAATATATTTGAGAAGAACTTGTCTAGCTCCTCTTCGTCCATGTTTTGAATAAGGTTGATGTTTTCTCCCCATGGTTTACCTATCTCAACAACATCATTAAGTCTGCCTGTACTTTGAGCTAAGTACTTTACGCTTAGATGTTCTTTACCCTTGTAGTCATATAGTAAAACCCCATGACCAAGTTCAAGTCTTTTTTTCAAGTTTGGATAGATAAAGCTAGTAGTTTTTCCACAACCCGTTTGACCAAACGCGATAGAGTGAGTAAATGTTTCAGGAACGATGATAGATGAAGTAGGTACTTCGCAAGTTGTTGATTGTATAAAACCCATAGTTGCCATAGACAGTCCTTCTTTAGTTAGATAAAAGAAGTATATTTTATTAGTGTGACAGCTTGTGTCATTTTTAGATATAAAAACAAAAAACATCTCTTTATGTTTATAAATAAGTCTTAAATAATTTACTGTATACTTTCGAATAAAATATTATAAGGGTAGCAATGTCTATATTTATATCTTATTCTTCAAAAGATGTCATTTATGCACAGAAAATAGTCGATCTTCTTAGAGCCAATGGAGAGGATGTCTGGTTTGCAGTTGACTCAATTGGCATAGGAGAGAACTATGCTGAATCAATTGTCAAAGCTATGGAAAAGTCAGATAAAATGATAATGCTTTTGTCTAAACATTCAATAGAATCAAAACATGTAAAAATCGAGCTAAACTTAGCGTTAGACAATAATGTCACTATTTACCCTATTCGACTAGAAGATATACTTCCAGATTCTAATATGAAATACTATTTTATAACCTCTCAATGGTCCGACTTGTTTTACGATGACTTTCATCGCTTAGTTGATGGCTTTGTTGAAAAGATATTCCCAAATAAAAATACCGAAATTAAAACTAAAAAAGCGCTCCATTCAGTCAAGGTAGAGTCTGATGAAGCAAAAATGGACATAGTTTCTACGTTTACTGTAGAGGATTTTATACCTGAAGAGTATGGAGAAAAATCATTTTTTGAGACAGATGAGGAATTTATAAAAAGAAACCTTGACTATAACTATGTTGCAGTTTCGAAATTTGATTTAATAGGTAACAACTATGATATTCAAGAAAATGTATTTACTTTACACTTGGATGATGCGATACCTTTTGATAGTATAAACATTAAACCCGAAGAAGCCAAAGCACTTTTTAAAGATACGAACAATAGACAAGTTTATCAGAAGTTTTTTCTTGAAAACAATGTCTTAGTAAAAAAATACTATGTTATTTTGGGTGAAAGCACTTATGAACTTACAGTTTCTAAAGAGGCTCAAAGAAAGATAGACTTTCAAGTACTTTTTGAATGGGCAAATAAATTTGATATTTCTGAGTCGGTATTTCCTCGAAACATAGCTGATTTAACCAATATCACACATCTAGACTTATTTGGCAACAAGATAACAGAAGTGCCATCTGAACTGGCACTATTAACTAACTTAACAACGCTAAACTTAGGCAATAATCACATAGAGAAAATGCCAAAAGAACTTACTACTCTAAAAGAGCTAACAATTATAGATCAACGTATTATAGAAAAAAAAGATGAATCAGCAAAATTTTTCGATGAAATAACATTAGATGAACTAACTGATAGAGTTAGTAAAAAAATGAATTTTACTGTAATTATAGAAGAGACAAGAGGCAGTGTTTTTGATATAGTTGAAGACCCTAAATTAATAATTGGACATCTAGTTAAAAGAATAAGTACTTTTGATCTCGTAGAAGGGGATATAGTCTCTTTTATAAATACTAATAAACTGAGTGCTAAGATAGAGTTGGGTTTAGTAACAAAAGATAAACCTCAAATTATGTATTGGGAAGATGGAAAACCTAAATTTTCTTTTTATGTAGATGATGCTTTAGAGATATTCAAATAAGATTTTATATTACTTTATCAATGTAAAAAGTTCTCTACATAAGTCGATAACATTCTTCTCACAAACAACATAATCAAATGATTTATTCATCTTAGTTTTATATAGAGTATTACCTATATACATTCCATGTGTCCTTATATTGTGAACATGAAAGAACTCCTTTTTTAGTGGCTTATCATCTATCATACCATCTGTTAATATCCAAGTATAGTCACTAGAAGAGAGGAGCTGTATATTTGCTTTCATTGTGCTCGCTAGTCCTTCTCCGCCATAAGATGGGACAAGTCTTTCAATCACGTCCTTTTCTAAAGGCATGTTCAAGATTTCATAAATCGAGCCACTACCACTAGCAGCGGTTAAGATTAATGTAGCATCTATAATGTTTTTTTGAACCATCTTATCCATTACGTCTATTATGAGTCTCATATTTTCTATCGTCGCACCCATAGACCCAGACATATCTAAGATGATGGTTATCTTTTTTTTAACCTGCTTTGGTTGCTCTTTTTTCTTAAACAACTTTTTACTTCCTGATGCAAGTCTTTTTAGATTCAGCCTCTTAGCTGGTAATTCCGATGAATAAAACTTATCTGGAGCTAAAAATAGTTTTTCCATCTCATGAAGTAGTAAATCCCTCTCTCTTGTTGGATAGGCAATGCTTACAGGTTGTCTACTGAGTAAACAGCTTTGAATTGAGTTTCCATCTTTCAACTTCTCAGAGGAGTGTTTAATCTCTTCAGGGGGGACTGGTGATAATACATTTAACGCATCTTTAATTAGCTCATCAAACTTTTCATCATCAATCAAGTATTTTGATTCTTCACAAAACAGATAGCCAATATACTCTATACGTTCTATATATTCATAAGTCTCAGGAAACTCTTTACACCACTCCTCTACAATTTTCACGACATCTAAACTAGAAGTACATGCCACTACTCTTTTGTAGTAATCAAAGGCTCTTGTAAGAGCTGGCATTAGTTCTTCTCCTAAGTCTAGTTTCATAACCCGCATATCTTTTTTATTGTGTTCTGACTGGAGTATATAAAAAAATATGTCTAACACATTTTGAGGTGTTATCATCTCTTCATACTCAAACCATTTAAACGCTTTTTTTGTATAGTTTCTCATACTCTCTTCTATGCGTGCATCCTCAAACAGGTTAAATAACTGAAATGGAATCTTTTTTTCTCTGAGCATAGTAGATATGTATATTAAATTTTTATCAGTCCATATACTATGTGCTAACTCATGCTTTAAATACGAATCTAAATATTTATGTTTATGCTCAACATTGAATATATCTATCATATTAACAAATATATCCGTACCTATAACAATTTGATGTTTTCCATTATAAAAACGCCATGAAGCAGTATTAAAATATTTTTTTATATATATTTCATATTCCTCTTGTGGTAACATACCGCTGATCTGCATTAGTACATAGTTTTTTTTTGCAACTCTAGCCATTTCTCTAGCAGTCATAAACCTGTCCTATAACAGCCTCAACAGCACTAAGTTGTTCTACGTTTGGATACCCATTATAGTCACGTTCAACCCATATCAGTTTAGAGTCAATGATAATTTCTCTAATCTCTTTAGGATTTTTAGCTAGCTCTATAGCTTCACTTAAATGACGGATGTTTACTATTTTACTAATAACTTTACTAGTTTCTAATCGTTTCATTTTTGAGTAAAAATCCATAAGTTTACTTACATGTTCACTAGGAAAGTTTCTCTTTGTTGCTTTAAGCATAAGTATCTTTTGTAACTCCATTTGAGTAGTATCTTTACGAATTGGCTTAAACCTATCTATAAGTGCTTCATCCATAGCTTCAACGGCATAGTTTGCACCAATGTTCGTTGTTCCTATCACCCAAAGATTTTCCACTGGCGTTTTAATAACTTCTTCCATAGCAATGTCGTTTTTAGAGTCTAGTGCCCTGCCCGTTCTAAGTACATACTTTTCATCTATAGGTGAGAGAGCTGAAATAAGAATATTTAACTCGCGTTTAGGAATTCTCAGTATCTCATCGATTATAAGTAGTACTTTTTCTCCGCGTTTAGATTTTCTAAAAGCTTCACTGAGAGGACCATCTTTCCAAGCTAAGTCACCACTTTTTTTCTGTATATAGTGGCCTAAAAAGTCTATAGACTCAAACTGTTCATGCCCACCTATAAAAAGTTCTGTGACTTTTTTATCTTTTCCCCAAGAAGTTGCCGCATATGTTTTTCCACTTCCTTTGTCTCCCTCAAGCAAAATATGTTTTTTAAATGCATATCTATCGAATTTTACTTGCAGGTCATAAGACAATCCATTTGTAGATTCTCCATGTAAGGTTTCTGTATATTTTGTATATAGATTATCAAGTACTTCATTTGGCAAGTCACTTAAAAAGTTTGATATATGCTCACACAAATCATTAGACTGTTCATAATTTTTTTGATTAAAACTGCATGAAGAGCTTCTAGGAGTAGTTTTAAAACTAGCTCGCAGGATAGAAGGCAGTTTTTTATTTTTACTCTCTGCTTTTTCTAGAGTTTGATTTACTAAGTTCTCCACAGTCTCATCAGTTAACATACCTGCTAAATAAGGATCACCGCATTTAAGTATATACTTCTTATCATAATAAGAAAGTACTGTCACAAAATGGACATCAGGGTTTGCCACTAATGAGTACATAGCATAATAGGAACTGTTAAACTCATGTTTTTTTACAGGAGCAAACTGTGAGATAAATGGACTATGCACATATCCGCTCTTTACAAATGTCAACTTGTTTAATTTACTTTTAGACACTTTAATATGCCATGAAATTTCTTCTCTAGTCATTATAATTCTCCTATATATTTGAAAAAATTGTAACAACTACTTGTGACAGCTTGTGTCATAAACATAAATGACGCAAGCTGTCATTTTATCTGAGTATACTTTTTATAGTTCAAATAAAGGGAGAAGAAATGAATATATTATTTACCATATATATTGTTTCATATGTTCTAGTTGAAATGGATTCTGTTAAACGCCATAAAATGTTTTATTTTCATAGAGCTTGGAAAAGGTATGATCATAGTAGTTTAATTTTTTATTTTCGTATGCTTATATTAATATTACTTTTCCCATTATTTGCATTATTGGTTATTTTCGACATATAAAAAATGTTTAAAGATTTAGCATCTTAGATAT encodes the following:
- a CDS encoding toll/interleukin-1 receptor domain-containing protein: MSIFISYSSKDVIYAQKIVDLLRANGEDVWFAVDSIGIGENYAESIVKAMEKSDKMIMLLSKHSIESKHVKIELNLALDNNVTIYPIRLEDILPDSNMKYYFITSQWSDLFYDDFHRLVDGFVEKIFPNKNTEIKTKKALHSVKVESDEAKMDIVSTFTVEDFIPEEYGEKSFFETDEEFIKRNLDYNYVAVSKFDLIGNNYDIQENVFTLHLDDAIPFDSINIKPEEAKALFKDTNNRQVYQKFFLENNVLVKKYYVILGESTYELTVSKEAQRKIDFQVLFEWANKFDISESVFPRNIADLTNITHLDLFGNKITEVPSELALLTNLTTLNLGNNHIEKMPKELTTLKELTIIDQRIIEKKDESAKFFDEITLDELTDRVSKKMNFTVIIEETRGSVFDIVEDPKLIIGHLVKRISTFDLVEGDIVSFINTNKLSAKIELGLVTKDKPQIMYWEDGKPKFSFYVDDALEIFK
- a CDS encoding AAA family ATPase, encoding MTREEISWHIKVSKSKLNKLTFVKSGYVHSPFISQFAPVKKHEFNSSYYAMYSLVANPDVHFVTVLSYYDKKYILKCGDPYLAGMLTDETVENLVNQTLEKAESKNKKLPSILRASFKTTPRSSSCSFNQKNYEQSNDLCEHISNFLSDLPNEVLDNLYTKYTETLHGESTNGLSYDLQVKFDRYAFKKHILLEGDKGSGKTYAATSWGKDKKVTELFIGGHEQFESIDFLGHYIQKKSGDLAWKDGPLSEAFRKSKRGEKVLLIIDEILRIPKRELNILISALSPIDEKYVLRTGRALDSKNDIAMEEVIKTPVENLWVIGTTNIGANYAVEAMDEALIDRFKPIRKDTTQMELQKILMLKATKRNFPSEHVSKLMDFYSKMKRLETSKVISKIVNIRHLSEAIELAKNPKEIREIIIDSKLIWVERDYNGYPNVEQLSAVEAVIGQVYDC